A DNA window from Doryrhamphus excisus isolate RoL2022-K1 chromosome 2, RoL_Dexc_1.0, whole genome shotgun sequence contains the following coding sequences:
- the kcnt1a gene encoding potassium channel subfamily T member 1 isoform X3 — protein MDPKIIIPTWISPTVGTWRSDPWSSDAGQRVQVEFYVNENTFKERLKLFFIKNQRSSLRIRVFNFSLKLLTCLLYIIRVVTDNPGQSASATHSPSQPNTAGGNTKCMDCPWNGSVQDRDINWELIFWVDRKVPVWAIQVTVAIISFLETMLLMYLSYKGNIWEQIFQVSFLLEMINTVPFIITIFWPSIRNIFIPVFLNCWLAKCALENMINDVHRAIQRTNSAMFNQVLILICTLLCLVFTGTCGIQHLERAGKNLSLFNSFYFCIVTFSTVGFGDVTPRIWPSQLLVVIMICVALVVLPLQFEELMYLWMESQKSGGNYSRHRAQTEKHVVLCVSALKIDLLMDFLNEFYAHPRLQDYYVVILCPSEMDLQVRRVLQIPLWSQRVIYLQGSVLKDQDLLRAKMDDAEACFILSSRNEVDRMAADHQTILRAWAVKDFAPNCPLYVQILKPENKFHVKFADHVVCEEEFKYAMLALNCVCPATSTLVTLLVHTSSGREGQQSPEQWQRMYGCCSGNEVYHIRLSDSKFFGAYSGKSFTYASFHAHKKYGVCLIGIRREENKSILLNPGPHHIMAATDTCYYINITKEENSAFIFNQEERKGRAGVGLYDGPSQLPVHSIIASMGTVAMDLQNSSPPHIPGAKLVPPALNGMGSRRPSIAPVQEIADSSAILPCDLLGDQSEDDSVFSDEREHSSTEYVKGYPPNSPYIGSSPTLCHLLAEKASFCCLRLDQGCRHNSSEDAKAYGFKNKLIIVSAETAGNGLYNFIVPLRAYYRPRKELNPIVLLLDNLPDNHFLEAICCFPMVYYMAGAIDNLDSLLQCGIIYADNLVVVDKESTMSAEEDYMADAKTIVNVQTMFRLFPSLSIITELTHPSNMRFMQFRAKDCYSLALSKLEKKERDKGSNLAFMFRLPFAAGRVFSISMLDTLLYQSFVKDYMILIARLLLGLDTTPGSGYLCAMKVTEGDLWIGTYGRLFQKLCSSSAEIPIGIYRTESHIFSTSESQASVDECEDTRDRGQEPQRPNDQSDRPLLRKKSMQWARRLSKRSTRWQGTSRDSTKDHAQRIAQQRLNLYRRSEREELSELVRNRMRHLGLPTSGYEDLNNLTACDVMNRVNLGYLQDEQNDHQNTLSYVLINPSPDTRLEINDVVYLIRSDPLAHVPEEPPIHSSSLKERHESSFETREDTQL, from the exons GGTGCAAGTTGAGTTTTACGTGAACGAGAACACCTTCAAGGAGCGTCTGAAGCTGTTCTTCATCAAAAATCAACGCTCAA GCCTCAGAATCCGCGTGTTCAACTTCTCCTTGAAGCTGCTCACCTGCCTGCTCTACATCATCCGAGTGGTGACGGACAACCCAGGTCAGAGCGCGAGCGCTACTCACAGCCCGAGCCAACCGAACACCGCCGGCGGCAACACCAAGTG CATGGACTGCCCCTGGAATGGATCAGTCCAAGACCGAGACATTAACTG GGAGTTGATCTTTTGGGTGGACAGGAAGGTTCCTGTCTGGGCCATTCAA GTTACAGTGGCCATCATCAGCTTCCTGGAGACGATGCTGCTGATGTATTTGAGCTACAAG GGGAACATTTGGGAGCAGATATTCCAAGTTTCCTTTCTTCTGGAGATGATCAACACGGTTCCTTTCATCATCACG ATCTTCTGGCCATCCATAAGGAACATCTTCATCCCCGTCTTCCTCAATTGCTGGCTTGCCAAATGCGCTCTGGAAAACATGATC AATGATGTCCACAGAGCAATCCAGAGAACCAACTCAGCCATGTTCAACCAggtcctcatcctcatctgcACTCTGCTATGCTTGGTCTTCACTGG AACGTGTGGAATCCAGCACCTGGAGCGAGCAGGGAAAAACCTCTCCCTGTTCAACTCCTTCTACTTCTGCATCGTCACCTTCTCCACAGTAGGCTTCGGTGACGTCACCCCCCGAATTTGGCCGTCGCAGCTCCTGGTGGTCATTATGATCTGCGTGGCCCTTGTGGTGCTGCCGCTGCAA TTTGAGGAGCTGATGTACCTGTGGATGGAGAGCCAGAAGTCTGGGGGGAATTACAGCCGCCACCGCGCGCAGACAGAGAAACACGTGGTATTGTGTGTCAGCGCGCTTAAAATCGACCTGCTCATGGACTTCCTCAATGAGTTCTACGCCCACCCCAGACTGCAG GATTACTACGTGGTGATACTGTGTCCGAGCGAAATGGACCTGCAGGTGCGGAGGGTACTTCAGATCCCTCTGTGGTCGCAGAGAGTCATCTATCTGCAGGGATCGGTTCTCAAAGACCAGGACCTGCTCCGAGCCAA GATGGACGACGCTGAGGCCTGTTTCATCCTGAGCAGTCGTAACGAGGTGGATCGCATGGCGGCG GACCATCAGACCATCCTGAGAGCCTGGGCCGTCAAGGACTTTGCTCCAAACTGTCCACTTTATGTTCAGATCCTCAAACCTGAAAACAAGTTCCATGTCAAATTTGCAG accACGTCGTGTGTgaggaggagttcaagtacGCCATGTTGGCTCTTAACTGTGTGTGTCCTGCCACCTCCACCTTGGTCACGCTTCTTGTGCACACCTCCAGTGGACG GGAAGGACAACAGTCTCCGGAGCAGTGGCAGAGAATGTACGGGTGTTGCTCCGGCAACGAGGTCTACCACATCAGGCTGAGCGACAGCAAGTTTTTCGGGGCATACAGCGGCAAAAGCTTCACCTACGCTTCTTTCCACGCTCACAAAAA ATATGGAGTGTGTTTGATTGGCATCAGGAGGGAGGAGAACAAGAGCATCCTTTTAAACCCCGGCCCTCACCACATCATGGCTGCCACAGACACCTGCTACTACATCAACATCACAAAGGAGGAAAACTCAGCCTTCATCTTCAACCAGGAGGAACGGAAGGGACGCGCTGGTGTGGGACTCTATGACGGACCCTCGCAGCTTCCCGTGCACAGCATCATTGCCAGCATGG GCACCGTGGCGATGGATCTTCAGAACTCCAGTCCGCCTCACATACCGGGCGCTAAGCTGGTACCGCCCGCGCTCAACGGAATGGGCAGTCGTCGCCCGAGCATCGCTCCGGTTCAGGAAATCGCAGACTCTTCGGCGATCCTGCCATGTGACCTTCTTGGCGACCAATCAGAGGATGACTCTGTCTTCAGTGATGAGAGAGAGCATTCGTCCACCGA GTATGTGAAAGGTTACCCCCCTAACTCTCCTTACATCGGAAGCTCGCCCACCTTGTGCCATCTGCTGGCTGAGAAAGCCTCATTTTGCTGCCTACGTCTGGACCAG GGTTGCAGGCACAACAGTTCAGAAGACGCCAAGGCGTACGGTTTCAAAAACAAGCTGATCATCGTGTCCGCTGAGACAGCAGGGAATGGTCTCTATAACTTCATAGTGCCTCTCAGAGCGTATTACAGACCCAGGAAAGAACTGAACCCCATCGTGTTACTGCTGGACAACCT GCCAGACAATCACTTTCTAGAAGCCATCTGTTGCTTCCCCATGGTCTACTACATGGCGGGGGCCATTGACAA TCTTGACAGCCTGCTTCAGTGCGGCATTATATACGCCGACAACTTGGTCGTCGTGGACAAAGAGAGCACAATGAGCGCAGAGGAGGACTACATGGCCGACGCCAAAACTATTGTCAACGTGCAGACAATGTTTCG GTTGTTTCCCAGCCTAAGCATCATCACGGAGCTCACACATCCGTCCAACATGAGGTTCATGCAGTTCAGGGCAAAGGACTGCTACTCTCTGGCTCTCTCCAAGCTGGAAAAG AAAGAGCGTGACAAAGGCTCCAACTTGGCCTTCATGTTCCGCCTCCCCTTCGCCGCAGGCCGAGTGTTCAGCATCAGCATGCTCGACACGCTGCTCTACCAG TCTTTTGTGAAGGACTACATGATCCTCATAGCGAGGTTGCTGCTGGGACTGGACACCACTCCTGGATCAGGATACCTCTGTGCT ATGAAGGTCACTGAGGGAGACCTGTGGATTGGTACCTATGGAAGACTCTTCCAGAAGCTCTGCTCATCCAGTGCCGAAATTCCAATTGGGATCTACCGGACCGAGTCACACATTTTCTCCACTTCTGAG TCTCAGGCATCCGTGGATGAGTGCGAGGACACAAGGGACAGAGGTCAAGAGCCCCAGCGCCCCAATGATCAGTCGGACCGCCCCCTGCTTAGAAAGAAGAGCATGCAGTGGGCGCGTCGTCTGAGTAAAAGAAGCACGCGGTGGCAGGGGACAAGCCGGGACTCCACCAAGGACCACGCCCAGCGCATCGCCCAGCAGCGTCTGAATCTCTACCGACGCTCTGAACGGGAGGAGCTTTCTGAGCTGGTGCGCAACCGCATGAGGCATCTGGGACTTCCTACCTCAGGATACG AGGACTTGAACAATCTGACAGCCTGTGATGTCATGAACAGAGTCAATCTGGGATACCTCCAAG ATGAACAGAACGACCACCAAAACACGCTGTCCTATGTCCTGATCAACCCGTCACCTGACACCCGTCTAGAGATCAATGATGTTGT GTACTTGATACGCTCTGATCCTCTGGCTCATGTCCCCGAAGAGCCCCCGATCCACAGCAGTAGTCTGAAAGAGAGGCACGAGTCCAGCTTTGAGACCAGGGAAGACACACAACTCTGA
- the kcnt1a gene encoding potassium channel subfamily T member 1 isoform X2: MQLTREEDSVRGDSAPPTSRRSSGKMCGECYENQTFINDDGSVNDRKTRSCKGPRHTISSTSGVILDISRLKMEQLESEVPPLPPRFRFRDLLLGDQSFQNDRVQVEFYVNENTFKERLKLFFIKNQRSSLRIRVFNFSLKLLTCLLYIIRVVTDNPGQSASATHSPSQPNTAGGNTKCMDCPWNGSVQDRDINWELIFWVDRKVPVWAIQVTVAIISFLETMLLMYLSYKGNIWEQIFQVSFLLEMINTVPFIITIFWPSIRNIFIPVFLNCWLAKCALENMINDVHRAIQRTNSAMFNQVLILICTLLCLVFTGTCGIQHLERAGKNLSLFNSFYFCIVTFSTVGFGDVTPRIWPSQLLVVIMICVALVVLPLQFEELMYLWMESQKSGGNYSRHRAQTEKHVVLCVSALKIDLLMDFLNEFYAHPRLQDYYVVILCPSEMDLQVRRVLQIPLWSQRVIYLQGSVLKDQDLLRAKMDDAEACFILSSRNEVDRMAADHQTILRAWAVKDFAPNCPLYVQILKPENKFHVKFADHVVCEEEFKYAMLALNCVCPATSTLVTLLVHTSSGREGQQSPEQWQRMYGCCSGNEVYHIRLSDSKFFGAYSGKSFTYASFHAHKKYGVCLIGIRREENKSILLNPGPHHIMAATDTCYYINITKEENSAFIFNQEERKGRAGVGLYDGPSQLPVHSIIASMGTVAMDLQNSSPPHIPGAKLVPPALNGMGSRRPSIAPVQEIADSSAILPCDLLGDQSEDDSVFSDEREHSSTEYVKGYPPNSPYIGSSPTLCHLLAEKASFCCLRLDQGCRHNSSEDAKAYGFKNKLIIVSAETAGNGLYNFIVPLRAYYRPRKELNPIVLLLDNLPDNHFLEAICCFPMVYYMAGAIDNLDSLLQCGIIYADNLVVVDKESTMSAEEDYMADAKTIVNVQTMFRLFPSLSIITELTHPSNMRFMQFRAKDCYSLALSKLEKKERDKGSNLAFMFRLPFAAGRVFSISMLDTLLYQSFVKDYMILIARLLLGLDTTPGSGYLCAMKVTEGDLWIGTYGRLFQKLCSSSAEIPIGIYRTESHIFSTSESQASVDECEDTRDRGQEPQRPNDQSDRPLLRKKSMQWARRLSKRSTRWQGTSRDSTKDHAQRIAQQRLNLYRRSEREELSELVRNRMRHLGLPTSGYEDLNNLTACDVMNRVNLGYLQDEQNDHQNTLSYVLINPSPDTRLEINDVVYLIRSDPLAHVPEEPPIHSSSLKERHESSFETREDTQL, from the exons GGTGCAAGTTGAGTTTTACGTGAACGAGAACACCTTCAAGGAGCGTCTGAAGCTGTTCTTCATCAAAAATCAACGCTCAA GCCTCAGAATCCGCGTGTTCAACTTCTCCTTGAAGCTGCTCACCTGCCTGCTCTACATCATCCGAGTGGTGACGGACAACCCAGGTCAGAGCGCGAGCGCTACTCACAGCCCGAGCCAACCGAACACCGCCGGCGGCAACACCAAGTG CATGGACTGCCCCTGGAATGGATCAGTCCAAGACCGAGACATTAACTG GGAGTTGATCTTTTGGGTGGACAGGAAGGTTCCTGTCTGGGCCATTCAA GTTACAGTGGCCATCATCAGCTTCCTGGAGACGATGCTGCTGATGTATTTGAGCTACAAG GGGAACATTTGGGAGCAGATATTCCAAGTTTCCTTTCTTCTGGAGATGATCAACACGGTTCCTTTCATCATCACG ATCTTCTGGCCATCCATAAGGAACATCTTCATCCCCGTCTTCCTCAATTGCTGGCTTGCCAAATGCGCTCTGGAAAACATGATC AATGATGTCCACAGAGCAATCCAGAGAACCAACTCAGCCATGTTCAACCAggtcctcatcctcatctgcACTCTGCTATGCTTGGTCTTCACTGG AACGTGTGGAATCCAGCACCTGGAGCGAGCAGGGAAAAACCTCTCCCTGTTCAACTCCTTCTACTTCTGCATCGTCACCTTCTCCACAGTAGGCTTCGGTGACGTCACCCCCCGAATTTGGCCGTCGCAGCTCCTGGTGGTCATTATGATCTGCGTGGCCCTTGTGGTGCTGCCGCTGCAA TTTGAGGAGCTGATGTACCTGTGGATGGAGAGCCAGAAGTCTGGGGGGAATTACAGCCGCCACCGCGCGCAGACAGAGAAACACGTGGTATTGTGTGTCAGCGCGCTTAAAATCGACCTGCTCATGGACTTCCTCAATGAGTTCTACGCCCACCCCAGACTGCAG GATTACTACGTGGTGATACTGTGTCCGAGCGAAATGGACCTGCAGGTGCGGAGGGTACTTCAGATCCCTCTGTGGTCGCAGAGAGTCATCTATCTGCAGGGATCGGTTCTCAAAGACCAGGACCTGCTCCGAGCCAA GATGGACGACGCTGAGGCCTGTTTCATCCTGAGCAGTCGTAACGAGGTGGATCGCATGGCGGCG GACCATCAGACCATCCTGAGAGCCTGGGCCGTCAAGGACTTTGCTCCAAACTGTCCACTTTATGTTCAGATCCTCAAACCTGAAAACAAGTTCCATGTCAAATTTGCAG accACGTCGTGTGTgaggaggagttcaagtacGCCATGTTGGCTCTTAACTGTGTGTGTCCTGCCACCTCCACCTTGGTCACGCTTCTTGTGCACACCTCCAGTGGACG GGAAGGACAACAGTCTCCGGAGCAGTGGCAGAGAATGTACGGGTGTTGCTCCGGCAACGAGGTCTACCACATCAGGCTGAGCGACAGCAAGTTTTTCGGGGCATACAGCGGCAAAAGCTTCACCTACGCTTCTTTCCACGCTCACAAAAA ATATGGAGTGTGTTTGATTGGCATCAGGAGGGAGGAGAACAAGAGCATCCTTTTAAACCCCGGCCCTCACCACATCATGGCTGCCACAGACACCTGCTACTACATCAACATCACAAAGGAGGAAAACTCAGCCTTCATCTTCAACCAGGAGGAACGGAAGGGACGCGCTGGTGTGGGACTCTATGACGGACCCTCGCAGCTTCCCGTGCACAGCATCATTGCCAGCATGG GCACCGTGGCGATGGATCTTCAGAACTCCAGTCCGCCTCACATACCGGGCGCTAAGCTGGTACCGCCCGCGCTCAACGGAATGGGCAGTCGTCGCCCGAGCATCGCTCCGGTTCAGGAAATCGCAGACTCTTCGGCGATCCTGCCATGTGACCTTCTTGGCGACCAATCAGAGGATGACTCTGTCTTCAGTGATGAGAGAGAGCATTCGTCCACCGA GTATGTGAAAGGTTACCCCCCTAACTCTCCTTACATCGGAAGCTCGCCCACCTTGTGCCATCTGCTGGCTGAGAAAGCCTCATTTTGCTGCCTACGTCTGGACCAG GGTTGCAGGCACAACAGTTCAGAAGACGCCAAGGCGTACGGTTTCAAAAACAAGCTGATCATCGTGTCCGCTGAGACAGCAGGGAATGGTCTCTATAACTTCATAGTGCCTCTCAGAGCGTATTACAGACCCAGGAAAGAACTGAACCCCATCGTGTTACTGCTGGACAACCT GCCAGACAATCACTTTCTAGAAGCCATCTGTTGCTTCCCCATGGTCTACTACATGGCGGGGGCCATTGACAA TCTTGACAGCCTGCTTCAGTGCGGCATTATATACGCCGACAACTTGGTCGTCGTGGACAAAGAGAGCACAATGAGCGCAGAGGAGGACTACATGGCCGACGCCAAAACTATTGTCAACGTGCAGACAATGTTTCG GTTGTTTCCCAGCCTAAGCATCATCACGGAGCTCACACATCCGTCCAACATGAGGTTCATGCAGTTCAGGGCAAAGGACTGCTACTCTCTGGCTCTCTCCAAGCTGGAAAAG AAAGAGCGTGACAAAGGCTCCAACTTGGCCTTCATGTTCCGCCTCCCCTTCGCCGCAGGCCGAGTGTTCAGCATCAGCATGCTCGACACGCTGCTCTACCAG TCTTTTGTGAAGGACTACATGATCCTCATAGCGAGGTTGCTGCTGGGACTGGACACCACTCCTGGATCAGGATACCTCTGTGCT ATGAAGGTCACTGAGGGAGACCTGTGGATTGGTACCTATGGAAGACTCTTCCAGAAGCTCTGCTCATCCAGTGCCGAAATTCCAATTGGGATCTACCGGACCGAGTCACACATTTTCTCCACTTCTGAG TCTCAGGCATCCGTGGATGAGTGCGAGGACACAAGGGACAGAGGTCAAGAGCCCCAGCGCCCCAATGATCAGTCGGACCGCCCCCTGCTTAGAAAGAAGAGCATGCAGTGGGCGCGTCGTCTGAGTAAAAGAAGCACGCGGTGGCAGGGGACAAGCCGGGACTCCACCAAGGACCACGCCCAGCGCATCGCCCAGCAGCGTCTGAATCTCTACCGACGCTCTGAACGGGAGGAGCTTTCTGAGCTGGTGCGCAACCGCATGAGGCATCTGGGACTTCCTACCTCAGGATACG AGGACTTGAACAATCTGACAGCCTGTGATGTCATGAACAGAGTCAATCTGGGATACCTCCAAG ATGAACAGAACGACCACCAAAACACGCTGTCCTATGTCCTGATCAACCCGTCACCTGACACCCGTCTAGAGATCAATGATGTTGT GTACTTGATACGCTCTGATCCTCTGGCTCATGTCCCCGAAGAGCCCCCGATCCACAGCAGTAGTCTGAAAGAGAGGCACGAGTCCAGCTTTGAGACCAGGGAAGACACACAACTCTGA
- the kcnt1a gene encoding potassium channel subfamily T member 1 isoform X1: MQLTREEDSVRGDSAPPTSRRSSGKMCGECYENQTFINDDGSVNDRKTRSCKGPRHTISSTSGVILDISRLKMEQLESEVPPLPPRFRFRDLLLGDQSFQNDRVQVEFYVNENTFKERLKLFFIKNQRSSLRIRVFNFSLKLLTCLLYIIRVVTDNPGQSASATHSPSQPNTAGGNTKCMDCPWNGSVQDRDINWELIFWVDRKVPVWAIQVTVAIISFLETMLLMYLSYKGNIWEQIFQVSFLLEMINTVPFIITIFWPSIRNIFIPVFLNCWLAKCALENMINDVHRAIQRTNSAMFNQVLILICTLLCLVFTGTCGIQHLERAGKNLSLFNSFYFCIVTFSTVGFGDVTPRIWPSQLLVVIMICVALVVLPLQFEELMYLWMESQKSGGNYSRHRAQTEKHVVLCVSALKIDLLMDFLNEFYAHPRLQDYYVVILCPSEMDLQVRRVLQIPLWSQRVIYLQGSVLKDQDLLRAKMDDAEACFILSSRNEVDRMAADHQTILRAWAVKDFAPNCPLYVQILKPENKFHVKFADHVVCEEEFKYAMLALNCVCPATSTLVTLLVHTSSGREGQQSPEQWQRMYGCCSGNEVYHIRLSDSKFFGAYSGKSFTYASFHAHKKYGVCLIGIRREENKSILLNPGPHHIMAATDTCYYINITKEENSAFIFNQEERKGRAGVGLYDGPSQLPVHSIIASMGTVAMDLQNSSPPHIPGAKLVPPALNGMGSRRPSIAPVQEIADSSAILPCDLLGDQSEDDSVFSDEREHSSTEYVKGYPPNSPYIGSSPTLCHLLAEKASFCCLRLDQGCRHNSSEDAKAYGFKNKLIIVSAETAGNGLYNFIVPLRAYYRPRKELNPIVLLLDNLPDNHFLEAICCFPMVYYMAGAIDNLDSLLQCGIIYADNLVVVDKESTMSAEEDYMADAKTIVNVQTMFRLFPSLSIITELTHPSNMRFMQFRAKDCYSLALSKLEKKERDKGSNLAFMFRLPFAAGRVFSISMLDTLLYQSFVKDYMILIARLLLGLDTTPGSGYLCAMKVTEGDLWIGTYGRLFQKLCSSSAEIPIGIYRTESHIFSTSEARGTSTSGTSQASVDECEDTRDRGQEPQRPNDQSDRPLLRKKSMQWARRLSKRSTRWQGTSRDSTKDHAQRIAQQRLNLYRRSEREELSELVRNRMRHLGLPTSGYEDLNNLTACDVMNRVNLGYLQDEQNDHQNTLSYVLINPSPDTRLEINDVVYLIRSDPLAHVPEEPPIHSSSLKERHESSFETREDTQL; this comes from the exons GGTGCAAGTTGAGTTTTACGTGAACGAGAACACCTTCAAGGAGCGTCTGAAGCTGTTCTTCATCAAAAATCAACGCTCAA GCCTCAGAATCCGCGTGTTCAACTTCTCCTTGAAGCTGCTCACCTGCCTGCTCTACATCATCCGAGTGGTGACGGACAACCCAGGTCAGAGCGCGAGCGCTACTCACAGCCCGAGCCAACCGAACACCGCCGGCGGCAACACCAAGTG CATGGACTGCCCCTGGAATGGATCAGTCCAAGACCGAGACATTAACTG GGAGTTGATCTTTTGGGTGGACAGGAAGGTTCCTGTCTGGGCCATTCAA GTTACAGTGGCCATCATCAGCTTCCTGGAGACGATGCTGCTGATGTATTTGAGCTACAAG GGGAACATTTGGGAGCAGATATTCCAAGTTTCCTTTCTTCTGGAGATGATCAACACGGTTCCTTTCATCATCACG ATCTTCTGGCCATCCATAAGGAACATCTTCATCCCCGTCTTCCTCAATTGCTGGCTTGCCAAATGCGCTCTGGAAAACATGATC AATGATGTCCACAGAGCAATCCAGAGAACCAACTCAGCCATGTTCAACCAggtcctcatcctcatctgcACTCTGCTATGCTTGGTCTTCACTGG AACGTGTGGAATCCAGCACCTGGAGCGAGCAGGGAAAAACCTCTCCCTGTTCAACTCCTTCTACTTCTGCATCGTCACCTTCTCCACAGTAGGCTTCGGTGACGTCACCCCCCGAATTTGGCCGTCGCAGCTCCTGGTGGTCATTATGATCTGCGTGGCCCTTGTGGTGCTGCCGCTGCAA TTTGAGGAGCTGATGTACCTGTGGATGGAGAGCCAGAAGTCTGGGGGGAATTACAGCCGCCACCGCGCGCAGACAGAGAAACACGTGGTATTGTGTGTCAGCGCGCTTAAAATCGACCTGCTCATGGACTTCCTCAATGAGTTCTACGCCCACCCCAGACTGCAG GATTACTACGTGGTGATACTGTGTCCGAGCGAAATGGACCTGCAGGTGCGGAGGGTACTTCAGATCCCTCTGTGGTCGCAGAGAGTCATCTATCTGCAGGGATCGGTTCTCAAAGACCAGGACCTGCTCCGAGCCAA GATGGACGACGCTGAGGCCTGTTTCATCCTGAGCAGTCGTAACGAGGTGGATCGCATGGCGGCG GACCATCAGACCATCCTGAGAGCCTGGGCCGTCAAGGACTTTGCTCCAAACTGTCCACTTTATGTTCAGATCCTCAAACCTGAAAACAAGTTCCATGTCAAATTTGCAG accACGTCGTGTGTgaggaggagttcaagtacGCCATGTTGGCTCTTAACTGTGTGTGTCCTGCCACCTCCACCTTGGTCACGCTTCTTGTGCACACCTCCAGTGGACG GGAAGGACAACAGTCTCCGGAGCAGTGGCAGAGAATGTACGGGTGTTGCTCCGGCAACGAGGTCTACCACATCAGGCTGAGCGACAGCAAGTTTTTCGGGGCATACAGCGGCAAAAGCTTCACCTACGCTTCTTTCCACGCTCACAAAAA ATATGGAGTGTGTTTGATTGGCATCAGGAGGGAGGAGAACAAGAGCATCCTTTTAAACCCCGGCCCTCACCACATCATGGCTGCCACAGACACCTGCTACTACATCAACATCACAAAGGAGGAAAACTCAGCCTTCATCTTCAACCAGGAGGAACGGAAGGGACGCGCTGGTGTGGGACTCTATGACGGACCCTCGCAGCTTCCCGTGCACAGCATCATTGCCAGCATGG GCACCGTGGCGATGGATCTTCAGAACTCCAGTCCGCCTCACATACCGGGCGCTAAGCTGGTACCGCCCGCGCTCAACGGAATGGGCAGTCGTCGCCCGAGCATCGCTCCGGTTCAGGAAATCGCAGACTCTTCGGCGATCCTGCCATGTGACCTTCTTGGCGACCAATCAGAGGATGACTCTGTCTTCAGTGATGAGAGAGAGCATTCGTCCACCGA GTATGTGAAAGGTTACCCCCCTAACTCTCCTTACATCGGAAGCTCGCCCACCTTGTGCCATCTGCTGGCTGAGAAAGCCTCATTTTGCTGCCTACGTCTGGACCAG GGTTGCAGGCACAACAGTTCAGAAGACGCCAAGGCGTACGGTTTCAAAAACAAGCTGATCATCGTGTCCGCTGAGACAGCAGGGAATGGTCTCTATAACTTCATAGTGCCTCTCAGAGCGTATTACAGACCCAGGAAAGAACTGAACCCCATCGTGTTACTGCTGGACAACCT GCCAGACAATCACTTTCTAGAAGCCATCTGTTGCTTCCCCATGGTCTACTACATGGCGGGGGCCATTGACAA TCTTGACAGCCTGCTTCAGTGCGGCATTATATACGCCGACAACTTGGTCGTCGTGGACAAAGAGAGCACAATGAGCGCAGAGGAGGACTACATGGCCGACGCCAAAACTATTGTCAACGTGCAGACAATGTTTCG GTTGTTTCCCAGCCTAAGCATCATCACGGAGCTCACACATCCGTCCAACATGAGGTTCATGCAGTTCAGGGCAAAGGACTGCTACTCTCTGGCTCTCTCCAAGCTGGAAAAG AAAGAGCGTGACAAAGGCTCCAACTTGGCCTTCATGTTCCGCCTCCCCTTCGCCGCAGGCCGAGTGTTCAGCATCAGCATGCTCGACACGCTGCTCTACCAG TCTTTTGTGAAGGACTACATGATCCTCATAGCGAGGTTGCTGCTGGGACTGGACACCACTCCTGGATCAGGATACCTCTGTGCT ATGAAGGTCACTGAGGGAGACCTGTGGATTGGTACCTATGGAAGACTCTTCCAGAAGCTCTGCTCATCCAGTGCCGAAATTCCAATTGGGATCTACCGGACCGAGTCACACATTTTCTCCACTTCTGAGGCAAGAGGAACATCTACATCAGGAACA TCTCAGGCATCCGTGGATGAGTGCGAGGACACAAGGGACAGAGGTCAAGAGCCCCAGCGCCCCAATGATCAGTCGGACCGCCCCCTGCTTAGAAAGAAGAGCATGCAGTGGGCGCGTCGTCTGAGTAAAAGAAGCACGCGGTGGCAGGGGACAAGCCGGGACTCCACCAAGGACCACGCCCAGCGCATCGCCCAGCAGCGTCTGAATCTCTACCGACGCTCTGAACGGGAGGAGCTTTCTGAGCTGGTGCGCAACCGCATGAGGCATCTGGGACTTCCTACCTCAGGATACG AGGACTTGAACAATCTGACAGCCTGTGATGTCATGAACAGAGTCAATCTGGGATACCTCCAAG ATGAACAGAACGACCACCAAAACACGCTGTCCTATGTCCTGATCAACCCGTCACCTGACACCCGTCTAGAGATCAATGATGTTGT GTACTTGATACGCTCTGATCCTCTGGCTCATGTCCCCGAAGAGCCCCCGATCCACAGCAGTAGTCTGAAAGAGAGGCACGAGTCCAGCTTTGAGACCAGGGAAGACACACAACTCTGA